One genomic window of Paenisporosarcina antarctica includes the following:
- a CDS encoding DUF7713 domain-containing protein, with the protein MAGRIAYDPDEEVVPKLVVDGKSYTWDEIGKMLMAYEGFQIKLETLDPSDEIEWQNKS; encoded by the coding sequence TTGGCTGGGAGAATTGCCTATGATCCTGATGAGGAAGTCGTTCCTAAGTTGGTTGTTGACGGAAAATCGTACACTTGGGATGAAATCGGCAAGATGCTAATGGCTTATGAAGGGTTTCAGATAAAGCTTGAGACTTTGGATCCTTCAGATGAAATCGAGTGGCAAAATAAGAGTTAA
- a CDS encoding DUF7686 domain-containing protein, which translates to MAECQLCGNTDAYIRFGTELLCLDCYNEKMFKKLGIKAKSYPEGVTIRDGEGKVHRLRLRKLLDPIGIIMEAIAEESDGFQFVVHGELDADQEELYLQLIAKAEIGMAEVYVEQGQFPNGKSYDTLKNNLGWENCL; encoded by the coding sequence ATGGCTGAATGCCAACTGTGTGGAAATACTGATGCTTATATCCGTTTCGGTACAGAGCTTTTATGTTTGGATTGTTATAACGAGAAAATGTTTAAAAAACTAGGGATAAAAGCAAAGAGCTATCCGGAAGGTGTTACGATTCGTGACGGTGAAGGTAAGGTGCACCGTTTGCGTTTGAGAAAGCTCTTGGATCCAATTGGCATCATCATGGAAGCGATAGCAGAAGAATCGGATGGGTTTCAGTTTGTCGTTCATGGTGAATTGGATGCAGATCAAGAGGAGTTGTATCTTCAATTAATCGCGAAAGCAGAGATTGGAATGGCAGAGGTGTATGTGGAGCAAGGACAGTTTCCAAACGGCAAATCTTACGATACGTTGAAGAACAACCTTGGCTGGGAGAATTGCCTATGA
- the galE gene encoding UDP-glucose 4-epimerase GalE: MNILVTGGAGYIGSHTSIALLEAGHTVLIADNLCNSKRETVEKIMRITDKEVTFYEIDVTDVQAVDVIFSNCKIDAVIHFAGLKAVGESVKKPIEYYYNNIVNTMVIVKACLKYRVNKFVFSSSATVYGDNTTVPLVENMDLLPTTNPYGETKAMSERILTDVAKANPQFSISILRYFNPVGAHESGLIGEAPNGTPNNLMPYITQVAKGKLKELKVFGNDYLTVDGTGVRDYIHVLDLADGHVAALNNHSEGVHKYNLGTGKGTSVLELVKAFEEANGIEIPYENIERRPGDIASCYADVSKAKRELGWIAERDIISMCKDAWRFEKNFKE; this comes from the coding sequence ATGAACATACTAGTAACCGGCGGAGCTGGCTATATAGGTTCTCACACCTCCATTGCATTACTAGAAGCAGGACATACAGTATTAATTGCTGATAATCTCTGTAACAGTAAACGTGAGACGGTTGAGAAGATTATGCGAATTACAGATAAAGAAGTAACTTTCTATGAGATTGATGTAACGGATGTACAAGCTGTTGATGTGATTTTTAGTAACTGTAAGATTGATGCTGTTATTCATTTTGCTGGACTTAAGGCGGTTGGTGAATCTGTAAAAAAGCCAATAGAATATTATTATAACAACATAGTAAATACGATGGTTATTGTCAAAGCTTGCCTTAAATATCGCGTAAATAAATTTGTATTTAGTTCTTCGGCAACAGTATATGGTGACAATACTACTGTACCGCTTGTAGAGAATATGGATCTTTTGCCAACAACGAATCCATATGGTGAAACGAAAGCGATGAGCGAGCGCATTTTAACAGATGTTGCTAAAGCCAACCCACAGTTTTCTATATCAATCCTAAGATATTTCAATCCTGTTGGAGCTCATGAGAGTGGATTGATCGGTGAAGCACCCAATGGTACACCAAATAATCTTATGCCCTATATTACTCAAGTGGCTAAAGGTAAATTAAAGGAATTGAAAGTCTTTGGAAATGATTACTTAACTGTCGATGGTACAGGAGTTCGCGATTATATTCATGTGCTTGATTTAGCAGATGGCCATGTTGCTGCATTGAACAATCACTCAGAAGGTGTTCATAAGTATAATTTAGGAACCGGTAAAGGAACCAGTGTATTGGAATTAGTGAAAGCTTTTGAAGAAGCAAATGGAATCGAAATACCTTACGAAAATATAGAACGCAGACCGGGAGATATTGCTTCATGCTACGCTGATGTTTCGAAAGCAAAACGAGAATTAGGTTGGATAGCTGAACGAGATATAATTTCTATGTGTAAGGATGCATGGAGATTTGAGAAGAATTTTAAGGAATGA
- a CDS encoding lipopolysaccharide biosynthesis protein, translating to MTLLSLAELGFGSAMIYSMYKPVANNEHRKIAALMNLYKKVYIIIGFVVIALGLILLPLLNNIYKEQPNVENFTLIYLLFLLNTAVSYFFAYNRSIITAHQKEFILSKFKLYINILRAILQILILLITQDFIFYLSIQILCTLLENVIITIKANRLYPYLKKYKKERLESSEKKNIWTNVKALVIYKLGSTVMHGMDNIIIAAYIGIATVGKLSNYTLILGSIEIVVSQFINAITASVGNFVAKESVERKEFLLKVITFSNFIIYGFSFVCLVSLLNPFIELWIGNDYILEMEIVFIIALNWYIFGMMNSIWTFRSTMGLFVHGKYRPAVSAVINLSLSLYLVDDFGLFGVLVATTITRVITNVWFDPMIVYKYGLKKNVLTYYIVWLKYLMVALANIMVIQYIFKFIEETTILSFLLMVFICISVTGVIFSGLFFKTREFKYLVIIAKGLIKNRK from the coding sequence TTGACTTTGCTTTCCTTAGCTGAATTGGGTTTTGGCAGTGCCATGATTTATAGCATGTATAAGCCGGTTGCAAATAATGAACATCGGAAAATTGCAGCATTGATGAATCTTTATAAGAAGGTCTATATAATTATCGGCTTTGTTGTAATAGCTTTAGGTTTAATATTGCTGCCGTTATTAAATAACATCTATAAAGAGCAACCAAATGTTGAAAATTTCACTTTAATCTATTTATTATTTTTACTAAATACAGCAGTTTCTTATTTTTTTGCGTATAACCGATCAATTATTACTGCTCATCAAAAAGAATTTATACTATCAAAATTTAAATTATATATTAATATTCTCAGAGCAATTCTCCAAATACTTATACTGTTGATAACACAAGACTTCATTTTCTATTTAAGCATTCAAATACTTTGTACTTTACTTGAAAATGTGATAATTACCATCAAAGCGAATCGTCTTTATCCTTACTTGAAAAAATATAAAAAAGAAAGACTAGAATCTTCAGAAAAGAAAAATATCTGGACCAATGTTAAGGCCCTGGTCATTTATAAACTTGGAAGTACAGTTATGCATGGTATGGATAATATTATTATAGCCGCTTACATCGGCATTGCAACAGTAGGAAAGCTTTCAAACTACACTTTAATATTAGGATCAATAGAAATAGTGGTTTCACAATTCATAAATGCCATTACTGCTAGTGTAGGGAATTTTGTTGCAAAAGAGAGTGTAGAAAGAAAAGAATTTTTGTTGAAAGTAATAACATTTTCCAACTTTATAATATATGGTTTTTCATTTGTATGTCTTGTTTCTTTACTCAATCCTTTTATTGAATTGTGGATTGGAAATGATTATATTTTAGAAATGGAAATCGTATTTATAATCGCTTTGAACTGGTATATATTCGGTATGATGAACTCTATTTGGACATTCCGCTCGACAATGGGATTATTTGTACATGGCAAGTATCGGCCAGCTGTTTCTGCTGTAATCAATTTATCTTTATCACTTTATTTAGTGGATGATTTTGGTCTCTTTGGGGTGTTGGTGGCTACCACTATAACTAGAGTTATAACAAACGTTTGGTTTGACCCAATGATTGTTTACAAATATGGATTAAAGAAGAATGTTTTGACTTACTATATCGTTTGGCTAAAGTATTTAATGGTAGCACTGGCGAATATTATGGTTATTCAATATATATTTAAATTTATAGAAGAGACTACTATTCTTTCGTTCCTCTTAATGGTGTTTATATGCATAAGCGTGACAGGTGTAATTTTCAGTGGTTTATTTTTTAAGACAAGAGAATTTAAATATTTAGTTATTATAGCAAAGGGTTTAATAAAAAACAGAAAGTAA
- a CDS encoding polysaccharide pyruvyl transferase family protein produces MENILLLDTSVSSLNKGDEIIMNCVQSELEFITKGNFALNVPTHLSPFHSYQVWRNSRRVNVYKNSKYKFVGGSNLLVPNMLTHFPQWNLNIFNYKGVKDCILVGVGKGAGEKTNGYTTSLYKKLLNRDYFHSVRDERSKNFLESLGIKAINTGCVTMWALTPEFCRMIPSKKATQVVFTLTASKNKDDRDQKLIDILIKNYSKVYYWVQGHEDFEYLQNFNNINEISIINPTVKDFKDVLELEDIEYIGTRLHAGVYAMRHRKRAIIIAIDERARGINERNNLNCIEKDNIEQLPKLINSSITTNIKMPLEEIKKWRAQFL; encoded by the coding sequence TAAAGGGGATGAAATAATAATGAACTGTGTTCAAAGTGAACTTGAATTTATTACAAAAGGCAATTTTGCACTAAATGTACCCACTCATTTATCTCCTTTTCATTCGTATCAAGTCTGGAGAAATTCCAGACGTGTGAACGTTTATAAAAATAGCAAATACAAATTTGTGGGGGGGTCGAATTTATTAGTTCCAAATATGCTTACACATTTTCCGCAGTGGAATTTAAATATATTTAATTATAAAGGTGTTAAAGATTGCATCTTAGTGGGTGTCGGAAAAGGTGCAGGAGAAAAAACTAATGGTTATACTACTAGTTTATATAAGAAATTATTAAATAGGGATTATTTTCATAGTGTACGTGATGAAAGAAGTAAAAACTTTTTAGAATCTTTAGGAATTAAAGCAATTAATACTGGTTGTGTCACAATGTGGGCGTTAACACCAGAATTTTGTAGGATGATTCCTTCAAAAAAGGCGACACAAGTAGTTTTTACCTTAACAGCTTCAAAAAATAAAGATGACCGAGATCAAAAGTTAATTGATATTTTAATAAAAAACTATTCTAAGGTTTACTATTGGGTTCAAGGCCATGAAGATTTCGAATATCTCCAAAATTTCAATAATATTAATGAAATTTCAATTATTAATCCTACAGTGAAAGATTTTAAAGATGTATTAGAATTAGAGGATATTGAATATATCGGGACTAGATTACATGCTGGAGTATATGCAATGCGACATAGAAAAAGGGCAATAATTATTGCTATAGATGAAAGAGCAAGAGGAATAAATGAAAGAAATAATTTGAATTGTATCGAGAAAGATAATATAGAACAATTACCAAAATTAATTAATAGTTCTATAACTACAAATATTAAGATGCCTTTAGAGGAAATTAAGAAATGGAGAGCGCAATTTCTCTAA